One Prosthecobacter dejongeii DNA window includes the following coding sequences:
- a CDS encoding PAS domain S-box protein, which yields MGGILAWVPLWVGGRVLVGWLWEDSLVDAVSTWPAPASGVCLVFLAVALFSVRARDPALFSLSTGLAAAVGWLALVNLLYGSDPGWPNVLFGTVSLPTSVVMLILAVSLTLLRPYEGVVRLLAARSVAGTLVRQLLPLAMLLTFIFGLVRLWAQERWAFSTEFGTALYSTATMVILLIVILRHAKSVEQAERSRQQSERRVKKLIEEREQRFSGIFNSASQFIGLLTPEGVLMESNQSSLEATGLTANDVLGKYFWECAWWRPTEAEQSRMRQSIRRAAAGEVVRFRTEYLSAQKRWRPVDFCLNPVLDAQGRVIFLVPEGRDVSDHQLATHKLENISQRLLLATQAARIGIWDWDLMTHELFWDEMMHQIYQTKDSGASASYALWEKCVHPDDREAAVAAIQVALGGGADFDMVFRILWPDQSVHYIQTKAIVQKDGDGRPMRMLGTNADITAQVMAEARLQESEERFRHAFEYSAIGFALLDQDGGWMAVNRALCEIVGYAEEELIGHRFHEITYPEDLEKDMDHLNRLIRGEITHFQMEKRYVRKNQSIVWVLVTASLVREEDGSPAYYIAQVEDITQRHEADRVLKYQQEQLRKFIEHTPAAVAMFDRQMNYVASSQRWLEDYHLQEQTLLGRCHYEVFPEIGEEWKEVHQRCLAGAVESRAEDMFIRKDGLEEWLRWEVRPWLEPGGDIGGVVMFTEVITERKNAAEKIRTSLEEKEVLLREIHHRVKNNMQIISSLLQLQTSSLHDAADVVIFKDCQTRIHAMAMVHDRLYRSGNLSTINFGEHLCEVANLMACGQAGLGRQIRLETACEDVELDLDKAIPLGLIATELITNAFKHAFKDREEGCISISLRSSGGRKMQLQVRDDGNGLPPGADPISARTLGLRLVRSLSHQLRAQILFPVQNPGCCVEVNFDV from the coding sequence ATGGGAGGCATCCTTGCCTGGGTGCCACTGTGGGTGGGTGGGCGTGTATTAGTGGGATGGTTATGGGAGGACTCTTTGGTAGATGCGGTGAGCACTTGGCCCGCTCCCGCATCAGGAGTCTGTCTGGTTTTTTTGGCAGTGGCATTATTCAGTGTGCGGGCGCGAGACCCGGCTCTTTTCAGTTTGAGTACGGGTTTAGCAGCAGCCGTAGGTTGGCTGGCACTGGTGAACTTGCTATATGGAAGTGATCCTGGTTGGCCTAACGTTCTTTTTGGCACCGTCTCGTTGCCGACGTCAGTGGTCATGCTGATCCTTGCGGTTAGTTTAACTTTGTTGAGGCCGTATGAGGGCGTCGTGCGTTTATTGGCAGCTCGTAGTGTGGCCGGGACACTGGTCCGGCAGTTGTTACCTTTGGCTATGCTGCTGACTTTTATTTTTGGTCTGGTGCGTCTTTGGGCTCAGGAACGGTGGGCATTCAGTACGGAGTTCGGCACCGCTCTCTACAGCACTGCAACGATGGTCATCTTGTTGATTGTCATCTTGCGCCACGCGAAGTCCGTGGAGCAGGCCGAGCGCTCTCGCCAGCAGTCTGAACGTCGTGTAAAGAAGCTTATCGAGGAGCGTGAGCAGCGCTTTAGCGGGATCTTTAACAGTGCCTCACAGTTCATTGGTTTATTGACTCCAGAAGGGGTGCTTATGGAGTCAAATCAATCCTCGCTAGAGGCAACTGGCTTGACTGCGAATGATGTTCTAGGGAAGTATTTTTGGGAGTGTGCTTGGTGGCGGCCTACAGAGGCTGAGCAGTCAAGAATGCGCCAAAGCATCCGCCGTGCCGCCGCCGGAGAGGTGGTGCGTTTCAGGACGGAATACCTTTCTGCTCAAAAGAGATGGCGCCCGGTAGATTTTTGTCTGAATCCTGTGTTAGACGCTCAGGGGCGAGTGATCTTTCTCGTGCCTGAGGGGCGAGATGTTTCAGATCACCAGCTAGCGACTCATAAGCTGGAAAATATTTCTCAGCGGCTGTTGCTGGCGACCCAGGCCGCCCGGATAGGAATCTGGGACTGGGATCTGATGACGCATGAACTTTTTTGGGATGAGATGATGCATCAGATCTACCAAACAAAAGATTCAGGGGCATCGGCTTCTTATGCTTTATGGGAGAAATGTGTGCATCCAGATGACCGCGAGGCCGCAGTCGCTGCGATCCAAGTCGCCCTAGGTGGCGGGGCTGACTTCGACATGGTATTTCGCATTCTTTGGCCAGACCAGTCGGTGCATTATATCCAAACGAAAGCGATTGTGCAAAAAGATGGAGATGGCAGGCCCATGCGTATGCTAGGGACAAACGCGGACATCACCGCGCAGGTGATGGCGGAGGCGAGATTGCAGGAGAGTGAAGAGCGTTTTCGCCATGCTTTCGAGTATTCGGCCATTGGTTTTGCTCTGTTGGATCAAGACGGCGGGTGGATGGCGGTGAACCGAGCTCTGTGTGAGATCGTCGGTTACGCTGAGGAAGAACTCATCGGGCATCGGTTTCATGAAATTACTTATCCCGAAGATCTCGAAAAAGACATGGATCATCTGAATCGTCTGATTCGGGGGGAAATCACGCATTTTCAGATGGAGAAAAGGTATGTGCGGAAGAATCAAAGCATTGTCTGGGTGTTAGTTACGGCATCCCTCGTGAGAGAGGAAGATGGTAGCCCCGCTTACTACATCGCCCAGGTAGAGGACATCACTCAAAGGCATGAGGCCGATAGGGTCTTGAAGTATCAGCAGGAGCAGTTGAGGAAATTTATCGAACACACGCCTGCGGCTGTGGCGATGTTTGACCGCCAAATGAATTACGTGGCCTCAAGCCAGCGGTGGCTGGAAGATTATCATTTGCAGGAGCAAACACTGTTAGGCCGCTGCCACTATGAGGTCTTCCCAGAGATCGGCGAAGAGTGGAAGGAAGTCCATCAACGTTGTTTGGCTGGAGCGGTGGAAAGCCGGGCTGAGGATATGTTTATCCGTAAGGATGGTCTGGAAGAATGGTTGCGCTGGGAAGTGCGGCCCTGGCTGGAGCCTGGAGGAGATATCGGTGGGGTAGTGATGTTCACGGAGGTGATTACGGAGCGGAAGAATGCGGCAGAAAAAATTCGCACTTCTTTGGAGGAAAAAGAGGTGCTGTTACGGGAAATTCACCATCGGGTGAAAAACAATATGCAGATCATTTCCAGCCTGCTGCAACTCCAGACAAGCTCGCTCCATGACGCGGCCGATGTTGTCATTTTTAAAGACTGCCAAACACGCATCCATGCCATGGCGATGGTGCATGATCGGCTTTATCGTTCAGGCAATCTTTCCACCATTAACTTTGGCGAGCATCTGTGCGAAGTGGCGAATCTCATGGCCTGTGGTCAAGCGGGACTGGGGCGGCAGATCCGGCTGGAGACTGCTTGTGAAGATGTGGAACTGGATTTGGATAAAGCGATCCCGCTAGGACTGATCGCTACGGAACTGATCACTAATGCTTTCAAACACGCTTTCAAGGACCGTGAAGAGGGCTGCATTTCCATATCTCTGCGCTCTAGCGGGGGGCGGAAAATGCAGCTTCAGGTGCGGGATGATGGCAACGGCCTGCCACCTGGGGCCGACCCAATCAGCGCACGAACTTTGGGATTGCGGTTGGTTCGCTCTCTGAGTCATCAGTTGCGGGCGCAGATTTTATTTCCAGTTCAGAATCCCGGTTGTTGTGTTGAGGTGAATTTTGATGTTTAA
- a CDS encoding ATP-binding response regulator: protein MSIYGDLVAKTPSNPLTVFIVEDESLVAMDLEERLTQMGYQVLGIADNGLDALAELKRLTVDLVLMDIHLRDGMDGVEVASQLRQRSNVPVVFVTAHADEATLKRAGQTEPFGYVLKPFDERELRATIEMALYRHRAEAKLRKLERWLATTLNSIGDGVIATDDQRRITLINPLAESVTGWSHFEALGRPLEEVLEIYGEDGRNETSALFVEAVKSGSTVHMGENKCLKSRDGRMVPIDDSISPIRDDDGYINGCVVVFRDCTRSQQLQEERRRLETKMQETQRLESLGVLAAGIAHDFNNLLTVVTMNASLAKTFVARESQVMRGLTDIQAAAERAAQLCNQMLAYAGQGPVSKEALCINALTRDTAQLLTTAISKKTALSLDLGDHVPLVNGDRSQLQQVIMNLVINASESLQDLPGKIKLKTRYMHVEKARLFACRSGNSLPEGNYLMIEVKDTGEGMEPEVLARIFDPFFTTKFTGRGLGLAAVLGIVRSHGGDLSVESVSGAGTTFRIYLPTLEVAEEVTPGEIHDSTSWLGAGHALIVDDEATIRMAGQAVLEYLGFQVEVAEDGMRGLEKILRQAVSYQVVLLDLTMPNLDGREVYKIVRERMPHLPIIIMSGYSSHQATDLMNDGGPTSFIQKPFTVEAIKEKLMALLG, encoded by the coding sequence ATGTCCATCTATGGAGATCTTGTGGCCAAGACGCCCAGCAATCCTCTGACCGTCTTCATCGTTGAAGACGAAAGTCTGGTGGCGATGGATCTGGAAGAACGTTTAACTCAAATGGGTTATCAGGTTTTGGGCATTGCTGATAATGGTCTGGATGCTCTGGCCGAGTTAAAAAGATTGACGGTGGATCTTGTGTTGATGGACATCCATCTACGGGATGGAATGGACGGTGTGGAAGTGGCTAGCCAGCTACGCCAGAGGTCCAACGTGCCGGTGGTTTTCGTGACGGCTCATGCGGATGAAGCAACCCTGAAGCGCGCGGGGCAGACGGAACCTTTTGGTTATGTTTTAAAGCCCTTCGATGAGCGGGAACTACGTGCCACGATTGAGATGGCCTTGTATCGTCACAGGGCGGAGGCAAAGTTGCGCAAGCTTGAGCGCTGGCTGGCCACGACGCTGAACAGCATCGGGGATGGTGTGATCGCCACGGATGATCAAAGACGCATCACCTTGATCAATCCACTGGCGGAGTCTGTGACCGGTTGGTCTCACTTTGAGGCGCTGGGCCGTCCTCTCGAAGAAGTTTTGGAAATCTATGGAGAAGACGGCCGCAATGAAACGTCCGCACTTTTTGTGGAGGCGGTCAAGTCTGGGAGTACTGTCCACATGGGCGAAAATAAGTGCCTAAAGAGTAGGGATGGCCGGATGGTGCCCATCGATGACAGCATCTCACCCATTCGTGACGACGATGGTTACATCAATGGCTGTGTGGTGGTATTTCGTGACTGCACCCGAAGCCAACAGTTGCAGGAGGAAAGGCGACGCCTGGAGACCAAAATGCAGGAGACGCAGCGTCTGGAAAGCCTGGGTGTTTTGGCGGCGGGCATCGCCCACGATTTTAATAATTTACTGACGGTGGTGACGATGAATGCCTCACTGGCAAAGACATTCGTGGCCCGTGAGTCGCAGGTGATGCGCGGGCTGACGGACATCCAGGCTGCGGCTGAGCGTGCTGCCCAGTTGTGCAACCAGATGCTTGCCTATGCGGGGCAGGGACCTGTGAGTAAAGAAGCGCTGTGTATCAATGCTCTAACCAGGGATACAGCTCAACTTTTGACCACTGCCATCAGTAAAAAGACAGCGCTCTCGTTAGACTTAGGCGATCACGTGCCACTGGTGAATGGGGACCGCAGCCAACTCCAGCAGGTGATCATGAATCTGGTCATCAATGCTTCGGAGTCTCTGCAAGACCTACCCGGTAAGATCAAGCTGAAAACTCGCTACATGCATGTGGAGAAGGCGCGGCTCTTTGCCTGTCGCAGTGGCAATTCCCTGCCTGAGGGGAATTATCTCATGATTGAGGTCAAAGATACTGGGGAAGGGATGGAGCCGGAGGTTTTAGCCCGCATTTTTGATCCTTTTTTTACCACGAAATTTACGGGTCGTGGGTTAGGGTTGGCCGCAGTGCTTGGCATTGTGCGCAGTCATGGCGGGGATCTTTCGGTGGAGAGTGTTTCTGGCGCTGGCACGACCTTTCGTATCTATTTACCCACTTTGGAAGTCGCGGAGGAAGTGACACCGGGAGAGATCCATGATTCTACTTCTTGGTTAGGCGCTGGGCATGCATTGATTGTGGATGATGAGGCCACCATCCGTATGGCAGGGCAGGCGGTATTAGAATACCTCGGTTTTCAGGTGGAGGTGGCGGAGGATGGCATGCGGGGATTGGAAAAAATCTTGCGTCAAGCCGTGAGCTATCAAGTGGTGTTGCTGGATCTCACGATGCCAAATCTGGATGGGCGTGAAGTTTATAAAATCGTCCGTGAGCGCATGCCACATCTGCCGATTATTATCATGAGTGGTTATTCCTCGCATCAGGCGACAGATCTCATGAATGATGGGGGGCCAACCTCTTTTATTCAAAAACCGTTTACTGTGGAGGCCATTAAAGAGAAGTTGATGGCACTTTTAGGCTAA
- a CDS encoding neutral/alkaline non-lysosomal ceramidase N-terminal domain-containing protein, whose protein sequence is MRWIILTLSLLTFSCTVQAADKSGLQAGAAAVDITPQQFPMNMPGGFSANMAEKAHDPFHARAVVLADGITQVALVVVDNLGAGPDVLDEVKTIASTKTGIPVDKMLICSTHTHSGPSLNIRSEPAAAYYQKFVQGTADAIIQAHAALQPAAAGAAAHPLADEVFNRRWYVKDGKMPLNPFGRLDKVKTNPGTSPDVLARPAGPTDPDITVLSIQDSKRKALALFANYSLHYVGGAPQGQMSADYFGEFARLMPSRLRTGEGFVAMMSNGTSGDINNIPFGVTRPPREPFEQIRIVAQKAADAAWLAHQKIGKHRSDIRLGMLQKEVTLKYRRPTPQQVAEAQAVLAVKDKDAIAQLPRLAQNYARNVIGAAERPEETLTVKIQALRIGDFAICGIPFETFVEIGLDLKKRSPFPQTMVIGLANARHGYLPTLEQHPLGGYETWLGTNQVQEDTSTILTDHLLEMLNTLKSAPPNH, encoded by the coding sequence ATGAGATGGATCATTCTAACCCTGAGTTTGCTCACGTTTTCCTGCACCGTTCAGGCTGCCGATAAATCAGGCCTCCAGGCCGGCGCGGCAGCGGTGGACATCACACCTCAGCAGTTTCCCATGAACATGCCAGGGGGCTTCAGCGCGAACATGGCGGAGAAAGCGCACGATCCCTTTCATGCTCGCGCAGTGGTATTGGCAGATGGCATCACACAGGTAGCCCTGGTGGTGGTGGACAATCTCGGGGCAGGCCCAGATGTGCTGGATGAAGTTAAAACCATCGCTTCAACGAAGACGGGGATCCCCGTGGATAAGATGCTCATCTGCTCCACCCACACTCACAGTGGTCCCTCCCTCAACATTCGCAGTGAGCCTGCCGCCGCATATTATCAAAAGTTTGTTCAAGGCACTGCCGATGCCATCATCCAGGCTCACGCCGCCCTCCAGCCCGCCGCAGCCGGAGCAGCGGCCCATCCTTTAGCGGACGAAGTTTTCAACCGCCGCTGGTATGTGAAGGATGGTAAAATGCCACTGAATCCCTTCGGCCGTCTGGATAAGGTCAAGACCAACCCAGGCACCAGCCCCGATGTGCTCGCACGCCCGGCCGGCCCCACCGATCCAGACATCACCGTCCTCTCGATCCAAGACTCCAAGCGCAAGGCTTTAGCCCTCTTTGCCAATTACTCCCTGCACTATGTGGGCGGCGCACCCCAGGGACAAATGTCGGCAGATTACTTTGGCGAATTTGCTCGCCTCATGCCTTCCCGCCTACGAACCGGTGAAGGCTTTGTGGCCATGATGTCCAACGGCACTTCTGGGGACATCAATAACATCCCTTTTGGAGTGACTCGCCCTCCACGCGAGCCCTTTGAGCAAATCCGCATTGTCGCTCAAAAGGCTGCCGATGCCGCTTGGCTCGCTCATCAAAAAATCGGAAAACACCGTTCCGATATCCGTCTGGGCATGCTGCAAAAAGAGGTCACACTCAAGTATCGTCGGCCCACGCCTCAACAAGTCGCCGAAGCTCAAGCGGTGCTGGCCGTGAAGGATAAAGATGCCATCGCCCAGCTCCCCCGCCTGGCCCAAAACTACGCCCGCAATGTCATCGGTGCCGCAGAACGTCCCGAGGAAACCCTCACGGTAAAAATCCAGGCCCTGCGCATCGGCGATTTTGCCATCTGCGGCATCCCGTTTGAGACCTTCGTCGAAATCGGGCTGGATCTGAAAAAGCGTAGCCCCTTTCCCCAAACGATGGTCATCGGCCTCGCCAATGCCCGCCATGGCTACCTTCCTACACTGGAACAGCACCCTCTTGGCGGTTATGAAACCTGGCTAGGCACCAATCAAGTTCAGGAAGATACTTCTACCATACTCACGGATCATTTACTGGAAATGCTCAACACCTTAAAGAGTGCTCCACCTAACCATTAA
- a CDS encoding PSD1 and planctomycete cytochrome C domain-containing protein, whose product MHLRHISLLLTALAPLAQAADESVTFEKHIRPILKAQCFHCHGEEGEMKGGLDVRLARFLLKGGKEGPAIVPGKAAESHLLKMVREGEMPKGKAKLKDKEIALIEKWIAQGAKTARPEPLALGPEHAFTDEDRAWWSLQPIRKPAVPVAIKAGGKITNSIDAFVSDKLTSNQLSFSPEADAVTLIRRITFDLTGLPPTPEEVESFVKASAQGSAEARKAYEAHIERLLARPAYGERWGRHWLDIAGYADSDGYTDKDLERKWAFKYRDYVIQSLNKDKPFDQFVREQLAGDEMVPQPHKNLNAEAIEKITATGFLRMAADGTGAMNDKAAQNATIADTIKIVSTAFYGMTIGCAQCHDHRYDPITQADYYRLRAVFEPGFNTKSWKVPNGRLVSLLTDEERAEAAKVEAEAKKVDAARLAKAEEFITEVLEKELAKAPEKDRDSLRVAYRTVVKMRTPEQVKLLKAWPRINQLTSGSLYLYDTTYKTKHADTLKKMTDEATAVRAKKPKEEFLHAFDEVPMKPELVPATFIFNRGDIEQPKEKVQPGDLTVLAGQRQIEVPEKTASVPTTGRRLAFAQSLTDGKHPLLARVIVNQVWKRHFGKGLVNTPDDFGQLGEKPSHPELLDWLASEFMSSGWSLKQLHRLILTSTTYRQSSRRDAERDRIDPDNRLLSRMNVLRLEAETLRDSFLSVSGKLNPKLGGEPVPVTFSEEGQIIIGIDTRDTAGRQTGKYTSLNGEEYRRSIYVQARRSTPLEMFAAFDAPAMTDANCASRPVTTVSPQSLLLMNNGYMREHAQDFALRVQKDVGADLEKQVQRIWQLSFGRSPSMADQLGAVDFVKEQTAYYKTHPAKLERVTGAPEKTDAAPELLGLTALCHALMSSNEFLYVD is encoded by the coding sequence ATGCATCTCCGTCACATTTCCCTCCTCCTCACCGCACTGGCTCCTCTAGCGCAGGCTGCGGATGAATCCGTGACTTTTGAAAAGCACATTCGCCCTATTTTGAAAGCTCAGTGCTTTCATTGCCATGGGGAAGAGGGCGAGATGAAGGGAGGGCTGGACGTTAGGCTCGCACGCTTCCTTCTCAAAGGCGGTAAGGAGGGGCCTGCCATTGTGCCTGGGAAGGCGGCTGAAAGTCACCTGCTAAAGATGGTGAGGGAAGGGGAGATGCCAAAAGGAAAGGCCAAACTCAAGGACAAGGAGATCGCCCTTATCGAAAAATGGATTGCTCAAGGAGCGAAAACAGCTCGCCCAGAACCTCTGGCGCTGGGGCCTGAACACGCCTTCACCGATGAAGATCGTGCGTGGTGGTCGCTGCAACCCATTCGCAAGCCAGCGGTGCCAGTTGCTATCAAGGCCGGCGGGAAGATCACCAATTCGATTGATGCTTTCGTGAGTGATAAGCTCACGTCTAACCAACTTTCATTTTCGCCTGAGGCGGATGCCGTGACGTTGATCCGTCGCATCACGTTTGACCTGACGGGCCTGCCGCCGACCCCTGAGGAGGTGGAGAGTTTTGTCAAAGCCTCCGCCCAAGGCAGTGCTGAAGCACGCAAAGCCTACGAGGCGCACATTGAGCGCCTGCTGGCCCGCCCGGCTTATGGTGAACGCTGGGGCCGCCACTGGCTGGACATCGCCGGGTATGCGGACAGCGACGGCTACACGGATAAGGACCTGGAGCGCAAGTGGGCCTTCAAGTATCGAGACTACGTCATCCAGTCCTTGAATAAGGACAAACCGTTCGATCAGTTTGTGCGGGAGCAGCTTGCTGGAGATGAGATGGTGCCGCAGCCTCACAAGAATCTGAATGCCGAGGCCATCGAGAAGATTACAGCCACGGGCTTTCTGCGCATGGCGGCCGATGGCACCGGAGCGATGAATGATAAGGCAGCGCAGAATGCGACCATCGCCGACACCATTAAAATCGTCAGCACGGCCTTTTATGGCATGACCATCGGCTGCGCTCAGTGCCACGATCATCGTTATGATCCCATTACCCAGGCGGACTATTATCGGCTGCGGGCGGTGTTTGAGCCGGGCTTCAATACCAAGAGCTGGAAAGTGCCGAATGGACGGCTGGTTTCCCTTTTGACGGATGAAGAACGTGCCGAGGCCGCTAAGGTAGAAGCCGAAGCCAAAAAAGTGGATGCTGCGCGTCTCGCGAAGGCTGAGGAGTTCATCACCGAGGTGCTGGAGAAAGAACTGGCCAAAGCGCCCGAGAAAGATCGCGATTCTTTGCGAGTGGCCTACCGCACGGTGGTGAAGATGCGTACGCCGGAGCAGGTGAAGCTGCTGAAAGCCTGGCCGCGCATTAACCAGCTTACCTCGGGCTCACTGTATCTTTACGATACCACTTACAAGACCAAGCATGCGGACACGCTGAAGAAGATGACTGATGAGGCCACGGCTGTGCGAGCTAAGAAGCCTAAAGAAGAATTTTTGCACGCCTTTGACGAGGTGCCGATGAAGCCTGAGCTGGTGCCTGCGACGTTTATCTTTAACCGGGGCGACATTGAGCAGCCCAAGGAAAAAGTGCAGCCCGGTGATCTCACGGTGCTCGCCGGTCAGCGCCAGATTGAGGTGCCGGAGAAAACAGCCTCTGTGCCGACCACTGGACGCCGCCTGGCCTTTGCGCAATCATTGACGGATGGTAAGCACCCGCTGCTGGCACGTGTGATTGTCAACCAGGTATGGAAACGCCACTTTGGAAAGGGCTTGGTCAATACGCCGGATGACTTTGGTCAGTTAGGCGAGAAACCAAGCCACCCTGAACTGCTGGACTGGCTGGCCAGTGAATTTATGAGCAGCGGCTGGAGCCTCAAGCAACTGCATCGCCTCATTTTGACCAGCACGACTTATCGTCAGTCTTCCCGTCGGGATGCAGAGCGGGATCGTATTGATCCAGACAATCGCCTCCTCAGCCGCATGAACGTGCTGCGTCTTGAAGCTGAGACACTGCGGGATTCTTTCCTCTCGGTCTCGGGCAAGTTGAATCCCAAGCTTGGTGGTGAGCCTGTGCCAGTGACTTTTAGTGAGGAGGGCCAGATCATCATCGGCATTGATACGCGAGATACCGCTGGTCGCCAGACAGGTAAATACACTTCCCTGAATGGGGAGGAGTACCGTCGCAGCATTTATGTGCAGGCCCGACGTAGCACGCCGCTGGAAATGTTTGCCGCGTTTGATGCCCCGGCCATGACGGATGCCAACTGCGCCAGCCGTCCCGTGACCACCGTCAGCCCGCAGAGCCTGCTGCTGATGAACAATGGCTACATGCGCGAGCACGCCCAGGACTTTGCCCTGCGTGTGCAAAAAGACGTGGGTGCCGATCTGGAAAAGCAGGTTCAGCGCATCTGGCAGCTTAGCTTTGGACGCTCTCCTAGCATGGCTGATCAATTGGGTGCCGTGGACTTCGTGAAAGAGCAGACCGCTTATTACAAAACGCACCCCGCCAAACTGGAGCGCGTGACAGGTGCGCCTGAAAAGACCGATGCCGCCCCAGAGTTGCTTGGTCTTACGGCTCTCTGCCATGCCTTGATGAGCTCCAACGAATTTTTGTATGTGGACTGA
- a CDS encoding DUF1501 domain-containing protein: MWTESSVSRRSFLSNAYGIGGIAVASLLRDQGLLANPALAGGLPQHFDLTPKPAHGFGQAKAMISMFMQGGPSHIDMFEPKPELMKLDGKDFPGEIKYDDAAGASREVMGPQWKFKPRGESGIEMSDLIPYMGSIADEMTLIRSMHTGVNNHGQSIYALLNGQVVGGRPTVGSWITYGLGSDNQDLPAYVALTDPRGLPVLGVDNFSNGWLPSVYQGTVVRSKEPRILNLDPPMSLKGEAQSRYLNFVQRLNREHADSRPGESDLEARIQSFELAARMQTAAKEALDITHESEATKKLYGLDKPATEEFGKRCLIARRLVERGVRFVSIFTGNQTWDHHSSILTSLPKACEQVDQPAAALVLDLKQRGLLDSTVVHWGGEMGRLPVIQNRAGAKDRTTVGRDHNTYGFSMWVAGGGFKAGYAHGATDEFGHHAVEKVVNHYDYHATLLHLFGLNPKKLTYKRNGTEQVLVENPAARVVTELLA, encoded by the coding sequence ATGTGGACTGAATCCTCTGTTTCCCGTCGTAGCTTTTTATCCAATGCTTATGGCATTGGCGGCATCGCTGTGGCTTCCTTGCTGCGTGACCAAGGCCTGCTTGCGAACCCGGCACTCGCAGGTGGACTGCCGCAGCATTTTGACCTCACGCCTAAGCCGGCGCATGGCTTTGGTCAGGCAAAGGCGATGATCTCCATGTTCATGCAGGGCGGGCCGAGTCACATTGACATGTTCGAGCCAAAGCCAGAGCTGATGAAGCTGGATGGCAAGGACTTCCCGGGTGAGATCAAATACGATGATGCGGCCGGTGCCAGCCGGGAGGTGATGGGGCCGCAGTGGAAGTTCAAACCTCGAGGGGAGAGCGGCATTGAGATGAGCGATCTCATCCCTTACATGGGCAGCATTGCGGATGAGATGACGCTCATCCGCTCCATGCACACAGGCGTGAACAATCACGGTCAGTCCATCTATGCACTGCTCAATGGCCAGGTCGTCGGTGGTCGTCCAACTGTGGGAAGCTGGATCACTTATGGCCTGGGTAGTGATAACCAAGATCTGCCAGCCTACGTGGCCCTGACGGACCCGCGTGGCTTGCCCGTGCTGGGCGTGGATAACTTCAGCAATGGGTGGCTGCCCTCCGTGTATCAGGGGACGGTCGTGCGCTCCAAGGAGCCGCGCATTCTCAATCTGGATCCACCCATGTCGCTGAAGGGGGAAGCACAGTCTCGCTATCTAAACTTCGTCCAGCGACTGAATCGCGAGCATGCGGACTCACGCCCAGGTGAAAGTGACCTGGAGGCACGCATTCAGAGTTTTGAATTGGCCGCACGCATGCAAACGGCGGCAAAGGAGGCCCTGGACATCACTCATGAGAGTGAGGCTACCAAGAAGCTTTACGGGTTGGACAAACCGGCAACAGAAGAGTTCGGCAAGCGCTGCCTCATCGCCCGCCGTTTGGTGGAGCGTGGGGTGCGGTTTGTTTCCATCTTTACGGGCAACCAGACCTGGGATCATCACAGCAGTATCCTGACATCTTTGCCGAAGGCTTGCGAACAGGTGGACCAGCCTGCGGCAGCTCTGGTGCTGGATTTGAAACAGCGCGGGCTTCTCGATTCCACCGTGGTTCACTGGGGTGGGGAGATGGGGCGTCTGCCGGTGATCCAGAACCGGGCGGGGGCGAAGGATCGCACCACGGTCGGGCGTGACCACAATACCTATGGCTTTAGCATGTGGGTGGCTGGCGGTGGATTCAAAGCGGGCTACGCTCACGGTGCGACCGATGAATTTGGCCACCACGCAGTGGAGAAGGTGGTGAATCATTATGACTACCATGCCACCCTTCTGCATCTCTTTGGTCTGAACCCGAAAAAGCTGACCTACAAGCGCAATGGAACGGAACAGGTGCTGGTAGAAAATCCTGCTGCCAGAGTCGTTACGGAGTTGCTGGCATGA
- a CDS encoding MOSC domain-containing protein, with protein sequence MSDEPAGTRPFLEALFISPARGLPMQRVSSILAVAGRGLEGDRYALGTGYYSGRYDCEVSLIEGEVLDRISQEDGVLMSGGEHRRNLVTRGLALRSLEGQRLRLGDVLLEYHRPRPPCDYLQRLTVPGMTKSLGRGAGIGMRVLEGGLLEVGMEIQIITMSVKPRPSLP encoded by the coding sequence ATGAGTGACGAGCCTGCGGGGACGAGGCCGTTTCTGGAGGCTCTGTTTATCTCCCCTGCACGGGGGCTACCCATGCAGCGGGTGTCTTCCATTTTGGCCGTGGCTGGTCGTGGGCTGGAGGGGGATCGCTATGCGCTGGGGACTGGGTATTATTCGGGGCGGTATGACTGTGAGGTGAGCTTGATTGAAGGTGAGGTTTTGGACCGTATTTCACAGGAGGATGGGGTTCTCATGAGTGGCGGTGAGCATCGTCGGAACCTAGTGACTCGTGGTCTCGCATTGAGATCTTTGGAAGGGCAGCGCTTGCGGTTAGGGGATGTGCTTTTGGAATACCATCGCCCTAGACCCCCTTGTGATTATTTGCAGCGGCTGACGGTGCCTGGAATGACTAAGTCGCTAGGCCGTGGAGCAGGCATCGGGATGAGAGTCTTGGAAGGTGGTCTGCTGGAGGTAGGTATGGAAATCCAAATCATCACCATGTCAGTCAAGCCCCGCCCAAGCTTGCCTTGA